The DNA region GATTGCAAGAAAACTACAATTTTTTGATTGTTCAATGATCCGCTAGAAGTAAAAAGCTCCAGAATCCTAACAGTCTAATAGCCTAATAGCCTAACAGCCCAACAGCCTCAAAATCAGTAGTCAGCAATTAGTAGTCAGTAGTCAAATTCCTCATATCAATTACCAACTAACAGCCCAACAGCCCTAAAATCAGTAGTCAGCAATTAGTAGTCAGTAGTCAAAAATTCCTCATATCAATTACCAACTAACAGCCCAACAGCCCTAAAATCAGTAGTCAGCAATTAGTAGTCAGTAGTCAAAAATTCCTCATATCAATTACCAACTAACAGCCCAACAGTCCAATAGCCATCTTCTCAGCTTTCTCTATTTAGAATCGAGAATTACCGGCGCGTGTTTATCCATCACGATCACCTTTGCATTGGTAGAATGGACTAATCCCTGGTATGCTTTGATCCATTCGTATTGCAGTTGTTTGTCGGTAAGGGTTGCATTGATGATTTTTTGATAATCAGCGATCCCTTGAGCTTCGACGCGTTTACGTTCAGCTTCTTGTTTTTCTTTTTGAAGGATGAAAATCATTTTTTGTGCATCTTGTTCGGCACTGATTTTTTCTTCAATAGTTGTTCTAACCGATTCTGGTAAGGTAATATTTCTAACCAGCAATTGTTCGAGTTCCAGGCCGCGAGATAAAAAATCGGCTTCTATGCTTTTGTAAATACGTTGTTGGAATTCATCCCGTTTTATTGAAAACAATTCAATTGCCTGATAGTATACTGCATTGTCTCTGATTTTTGTACGTGAGATCGGTCTTACAATTTTATCAACGTAATCTGCGCCGATTTCCTGGATGATTCTAGGTGCTTCACTCTTTTTCAAGCGAAATAAAACAGTAAGATCTATGACAACTTCCAAACCGTCAGAAGTAAGAACACGAATCGCATCGTCCCCAGATTTAATTCCTTCATCAAGCACTCCGCTCATGGTATAGTTTTGGGTTTTAACATCAAGACGTACAATTTCCAACAAGGGGTTGACAACATGCAAGCCACTTTCTAAAATGTCAGGTTGAACTTTACCAAACAACTTCTTAACCCCAATTCGTCCTGCATCAATTTGAATGACAGCAGAAAACAG from Saprospiraceae bacterium includes:
- a CDS encoding prohibitin family protein, whose translation is MALMSIGIILLFVSFFLRNPDNTINRFNRILRTLGAALIIFGFLFSAVIQIDAGRIGVKKLFGKVQPDILESGLHVVNPLLEIVRLDVKTQNYTMSGVLDEGIKSGDDAIRVLTSDGLEVVIDLTVLFRLKKSEAPRIIQEIGADYVDKIVRPISRTKIRDNAVYYQAIELFSIKRDEFQQRIYKSIEADFLSRGLELEQLLVRNITLPESVRTTIEEKISAEQDAQKMIFILQKEKQEAERKRVEAQGIADYQKIINATLTDKQLQYEWIKAYQGLVHSTNAKVIVMDKHAPVILDSK